One genomic window of Anticarsia gemmatalis isolate Benzon Research Colony breed Stoneville strain chromosome 23, ilAntGemm2 primary, whole genome shotgun sequence includes the following:
- the LOC142983265 gene encoding receptor expression-enhancing protein 5-like isoform X1: MASKLQEYKDTLERNLNDKGKPWTKYFEQAEQKTGVNRVYIFVGLVAFTGLYLVFGFGAELICNSIGFVYPAYMSMKALESPVKDDDTKWLTYWVVYACFSIVEYFSDFIVGWFPLYWLVKCIFIIWCYLPTEFNGSLVIYHRIIRPYYLKHHGRIDDIANSDLDKIVKDATKLKDKTVKAFEKAFKDL, encoded by the exons ATGGCTTCCAAATTACAAGAGTACAAAGACACTTTGGAGCGCAACCTCAACGACAAAGGCAAACCATGGACGAAATATTTCGAGCAGGCTGAACAGAAAACCGGCGTAAACCGAGTGTACATCTTCGTCG GTTTGGTCGCGTTCACCGGTTTATATTTAGTGTTCGGGTTTGGAGCTGAATTGATATGCAATTCGATTGGTTTCGTGTACCCGGCGTATATGTCGATGAAAGCCTTGGAGTCGCCAGTAAAAGACGATGACACTAAATGGCTGACATATTGGGTCGTGTACGCCTGCTTCTCCATAGTAGAATACTTTTCGGACTTCATTGTGGGTTGGTTCCCACTTTACTGGCTTGTAAAG TGCATCTTCATAATCTGGTGCTACCTACCGACCGAGTTCAACGGCTCCCTGGTCATCTACCACCGCATCATCCGTCCTTACTACCTCAAGCACCACGGCCGCATCGATGACATCGCTAACTCTG ATCTGGATAAGATTGTCAAGGACGCCACCAAACTTAAAGATAAAACCGTGAAAGCGTTCGAAAAAGCCTTCAAAGATCTGTAA
- the LOC142983265 gene encoding receptor expression-enhancing protein 5-like isoform X2 codes for MASKLQEYKDTLERNLNDKGKPWTKYFEQAEQKTGVNRVYIFVGLVAFTGLYLVFGFGAELICNSIGFVYPAYMSMKALESPVKDDDTKWLTYWVVYACFSIVEYFSDFIVGWFPLYWLVKCIFIIWCYLPTEFNGSLVIYHRIIRPYYLKHHGRIDDIANSASRLVADAVRKTN; via the exons ATGGCTTCCAAATTACAAGAGTACAAAGACACTTTGGAGCGCAACCTCAACGACAAAGGCAAACCATGGACGAAATATTTCGAGCAGGCTGAACAGAAAACCGGCGTAAACCGAGTGTACATCTTCGTCG GTTTGGTCGCGTTCACCGGTTTATATTTAGTGTTCGGGTTTGGAGCTGAATTGATATGCAATTCGATTGGTTTCGTGTACCCGGCGTATATGTCGATGAAAGCCTTGGAGTCGCCAGTAAAAGACGATGACACTAAATGGCTGACATATTGGGTCGTGTACGCCTGCTTCTCCATAGTAGAATACTTTTCGGACTTCATTGTGGGTTGGTTCCCACTTTACTGGCTTGTAAAG TGCATCTTCATAATCTGGTGCTACCTACCGACCGAGTTCAACGGCTCCCTGGTCATCTACCACCGCATCATCCGTCCTTACTACCTCAAGCACCACGGCCGCATCGATGACATCGCTAACTCTG CCAGCCGCCTGGTAGCCGATGCAGTTAGAAAGACCaactaa
- the mRpS16 gene encoding mitochondrial ribosomal protein S16, which translates to MSLPPASGTGRYFARAAKSIRLIRHGCTNRPFFHISVTHRRRVNTQPVIEQLGSFDPMANVNNEKLVALNLERIKFWLGQGAHVSKPVAELFGLSGFFPIHPRSYMVAWRNRRTERENLAKQEAEKSTETASQ; encoded by the exons ATGTCGTTGCCTCCAGCCAGTGGAACTGGAAGATATTTCGCTAGGGCAGCTAAGTCTATTCGGCTGATTCGTCATGGATGTACCAACAGGCCATTTTTCCACATATCTGTTACTCAC cgAAGAAGAGTAAACACCCAGCCAGTAATTGAACAGCTAGGATCATTCGATCCTATGGCTAATGTGAACAATGAGAAACTAGTGGCTCTGAATTTAGAACGAATCAAGTTCTGGCTGGGGCAAGGTGCCCATGTTTCAAAGCCTGTAGCTGAACTATTTG GTCTTTCTGGATTCTTCCCAATTCACCCTCGCTCATACATGGTGGCTTGGAGAAACAGGCGAACTGAAAGAGAAAATCTGGCAAAACAGGAAGCTGAGAAATCCACTGAAACTGCCTCACAATAg
- the LOC142983265 gene encoding receptor expression-enhancing protein 5-like isoform X3: MASKLQEYKDTLERNLNDKGKPWTKYFEQAEQKTGVNRVYIFVGLVAFTGLYLVFGFGAELICNSIGFVYPAYMSMKALESPVKDDDTKWLTYWVVYACFSIVEYFSDFIVGWFPLYWLVKCIFIIWCYLPTEFNGSLVIYHRIIRPYYLKHHGRIDDIANSGKQD; encoded by the exons ATGGCTTCCAAATTACAAGAGTACAAAGACACTTTGGAGCGCAACCTCAACGACAAAGGCAAACCATGGACGAAATATTTCGAGCAGGCTGAACAGAAAACCGGCGTAAACCGAGTGTACATCTTCGTCG GTTTGGTCGCGTTCACCGGTTTATATTTAGTGTTCGGGTTTGGAGCTGAATTGATATGCAATTCGATTGGTTTCGTGTACCCGGCGTATATGTCGATGAAAGCCTTGGAGTCGCCAGTAAAAGACGATGACACTAAATGGCTGACATATTGGGTCGTGTACGCCTGCTTCTCCATAGTAGAATACTTTTCGGACTTCATTGTGGGTTGGTTCCCACTTTACTGGCTTGTAAAG TGCATCTTCATAATCTGGTGCTACCTACCGACCGAGTTCAACGGCTCCCTGGTCATCTACCACCGCATCATCCGTCCTTACTACCTCAAGCACCACGGCCGCATCGATGACATCGCTAACTCTG GTAAACAAGATTAA